The Pseudoxanthomonas sp. CF385 region ATCTCGATCAGGTCCAGACCGAGTCGCGCGGCGCGGCGCGCGCTGTCCGCGAACGCGGCGACGATGCCGTCGATGCCCGCCGCGTCCAGCGCTACCGGCGGCACGTCGGTCTCGGCATACGGCGCGGCGGACGCGGACACCGTTTGCCATCCGTGCTCCACATCCGGCGGAAGGGCGGCACCCTGGCGTTCCCACGGGCGATGCGTGGAGGCCTTGCGGCCCGCGTGCGCGAGCTGCACGCCGAGCGGCATCGACGAATGACGGCGCGTGGCGGCGAGTGCCGACGCGAAGGCGGCTTCGGTGGTGTCGTCCCAGAGGCCGAGGTCGGCCCAGCTGATGCGACCACGCGGTTCCACCGCCGTCGCTTCGATGATGGCCAGTCCGGCGCCTGACTGGGCCAGGTTGGGCCAATGGAATGCGTGCCAATCGGTGGCACGGCCTTCTTCGGCGGAGTATTGGCACATCGGCGCGATGACGATGCGGTTGGACAGGCGCAGCGGCCCCAGATCGAGGGGCGAGAACAGACGGCTCATGGCGGAGGGCAACGACGTGGGGCCGCCACTATCCGCCTGCCCGCCCACCCCATCAACGCCAGCAGTGGAACGCTGTCGGGCCGTCAGGCTGGCGCGGCCACCTTGATTTGCTAGGCTGCGCGCAACCCACGGAGGGCGCATGTCCAGCTACAGCCAGTTCTCGCTGCTGACACAACGGCGATTCCTGCCGTACTTCACCGTCCAGGCGCTGGGCGCCTTCAACGACAACGTCTATCGGCAGGCGATCATCGCCCTGCTGTTCTTCCTGGGCGCCAGCGACGACCAACTGTCGCTTTACGCCACGCTGGCGCCGGCGATCTTCATCCTGCCGTACTTCCTGTTCTCGGCCATCGCCGGGCAGTTCGCCGAGAAGCTGGAGAAGCACCGGCTGATCGTGATCACCACGACGATGGAGATCGTGATCATGTCGCTGGCGGCGGTCGGCTTCCTGCTGCAGAACATGCCGCTGCTGCTGGTGGCGCTGTTCTGCACGGGCGTGCAGTCCACCCTGTTCGGGCCGGTGAAGTACTCCGTGCTGCCTTCGATCCTCAAGCCGGAGGAACTGACGGGCGGCAATGGCCTGGTCGAGATGGGCACGTCCATCTCGATCCTGTGCGGCATGATCGCCGGCGGCATGATCTTCCAGATCGCCGGCGCGCACGGGCCGCAGGCCGCCGCCATCGCCATCGTGCTGCTTGCGGTGCTGGGCAACGTGGTGTCGCGGATGATCCCGCGCATGGACGCGGGCGCGCCGGACCTGAAGATCCGCTGGAACCCGATCCCCGAATCGCTTGCGGTGCTCCGGATGGCCAGGCGGCAACTGGCCGTGCGCAACGCCATCCTCGGCGTGTCGTGGTTCTGGTTCTTCGGCACGCTGCTGACCTCGCAGCTGCCCGCATACGCGAAGCTGCACCTGGGCGCCGCCGACGGTTCGTCCACGCTCTACGTGTTCGCGCTGGCGCTGTTCTCGGTGGGCACCGGTATCGGCTCGCTGTTGTGCGAAAGGCTGTCCGGGCGCACGGTCGAAATCGGTCTGGTGCCGGTGGGCGCCTTCGGCATGACCGCCTTCCTGCTCGACCTGTACTTCGCCCGGCCGGGCGCGGCGCCGGCGGCCGGCCTGGGCATCGCGGAGTTCGTGCGCCAGGGCGGCAGCCTGCGCATCATGATCGACCTGGTCGGCATCGGCATGTTCGCCGGCATCTTCGTGGTGCCGCTGTTCGCGCTGATCCAGAGCCGCACCGACCGCACCCAGATGGCGCGCGTGTTCGCCGCCCTCAACATTCAGAATTCGGGCTTCATCGTGCTGGCGGCGCTGGTCGGCCTGGGCCTTCACGCGCTGGGCTGGAGCGGCCCGCAGATCTTCCTCGCGCTGGCGATCGCCAATGCCGTGGTCGCGATCTGGATCTTCACGATCGTGCCCGAATTCCTGATGCGCTTCCTCAGCTGGGTGCTGGTGCGCGCCCTGTACCGGCTGCGCCTGCACGGTATCGAGAAGCACGTGCCGGACGAGGGGCCGGCATTGATCGTGTGTAACCACGTCAGCTACATGGACGC contains the following coding sequences:
- a CDS encoding MFS transporter, which encodes MSSYSQFSLLTQRRFLPYFTVQALGAFNDNVYRQAIIALLFFLGASDDQLSLYATLAPAIFILPYFLFSAIAGQFAEKLEKHRLIVITTTMEIVIMSLAAVGFLLQNMPLLLVALFCTGVQSTLFGPVKYSVLPSILKPEELTGGNGLVEMGTSISILCGMIAGGMIFQIAGAHGPQAAAIAIVLLAVLGNVVSRMIPRMDAGAPDLKIRWNPIPESLAVLRMARRQLAVRNAILGVSWFWFFGTLLTSQLPAYAKLHLGAADGSSTLYVFALALFSVGTGIGSLLCERLSGRTVEIGLVPVGAFGMTAFLLDLYFARPGAAPAAGLGIAEFVRQGGSLRIMIDLVGIGMFAGIFVVPLFALIQSRTDRTQMARVFAALNIQNSGFIVLAALVGLGLHALGWSGPQIFLALAIANAVVAIWIFTIVPEFLMRFLSWVLVRALYRLRLHGIEKHVPDEGPALIVCNHVSYMDALILAATIPRPVRFVMYYKIFNIPVMSWIFRTAKAIPIAGARENPELMQRAFEEIDAALAEGEIVGIFPEGALTKDGDIAAFKSGVEKILERRPVPVVPMALKGMWASMWSRRDGRLGRMRVPRRFRAHVEVVAGEPMDGATATAELLEARVRALRGDAA